Proteins co-encoded in one Arthrobacter alpinus genomic window:
- a CDS encoding inositol monophosphatase family protein, whose amino-acid sequence MAHLENSAPSDSDLAAKLLREAGALALSIRADGLATLQAGRQIKANVSDFATAADLAAETHIFNALRAARPLDSILGEEGAGHVGTSGRTWVIDPVDGTYNFTSGSTYWCSALALVRADAPSSDESPDQSSDGSSTPAPLSNAEVLLGAVFQPEEDKLWLGGTTVASTLNGDPLHLGAQPDVGELSAATYIHPGWLAQPRAALPWQKAAELPATLRMLGSGSCDLARVSQGELGVWFQHSVPSWDWLPGKGIVEAAGGDTAVVRVNGLDWCLAGPRGAVAELATALRSGELPV is encoded by the coding sequence ATGGCACACCTTGAGAATTCAGCGCCCAGCGACAGCGATTTGGCGGCGAAACTCCTCCGCGAGGCCGGCGCCTTGGCACTGTCCATCCGAGCCGACGGCCTGGCCACGTTGCAAGCCGGGCGCCAGATCAAGGCCAATGTGTCCGATTTCGCCACGGCCGCCGACCTCGCCGCAGAGACCCACATCTTTAATGCCCTGCGCGCAGCCCGCCCCCTGGACTCCATTCTGGGCGAAGAAGGCGCCGGACACGTGGGCACCTCAGGCCGCACGTGGGTGATCGACCCCGTTGATGGCACCTATAACTTCACCAGCGGCTCTACCTATTGGTGCTCCGCGCTGGCCCTGGTCCGCGCCGATGCGCCGTCCTCCGATGAAAGCCCCGATCAAAGCTCCGATGGAAGTTCGACGCCGGCCCCCCTCAGCAATGCGGAGGTGCTGCTGGGCGCCGTGTTCCAGCCCGAAGAAGACAAATTGTGGTTGGGCGGGACCACTGTTGCCTCCACGCTCAATGGCGATCCTCTTCATCTCGGTGCGCAGCCGGATGTGGGCGAACTCTCTGCCGCCACCTATATTCACCCGGGCTGGCTGGCCCAGCCCCGGGCGGCGCTGCCGTGGCAGAAAGCCGCCGAACTGCCCGCCACGCTGCGCATGCTCGGCTCCGGATCGTGCGATCTGGCACGGGTTTCCCAAGGTGAGTTGGGCGTATGGTTTCAGCACAGTGTCCCGTCCTGGGACTGGCTCCCAGGCAAAGGCATCGTGGAGGCGGCGGGTGGGGACACCGCCGTCGTCCGTGTCAATGGATTGGACTGGTGCCTGGCCGGTCCTAGGGGTGCCGTGGCAGAACTCGCCACAGCGCTTCGGAGTGGTGAGCTGCCGGTCTAG
- the rarD gene encoding EamA family transporter RarD — MPAHIAAAPDIFGACEGACEKENTAMDSGSASTSAPSHAHAGRGVATSLIASVLFAVIFLIAGLLPGWGAEEIFGWRVVLTLATLGAIFPFLPGARAEFRDLFLKVRRRPALLLPGLLAAGIVGVQLWLFMWAPLNGMALSVSFGYFLLPLTMVLAGRAFFADRLSPLRKLAVAAAAVGVAHEAFSAGGLAWPTLLVCLGYPVYFVLRRKSGFDHLPAFAAELLVLLPVGVYFILAGPHGLSSGGDTEGLWAAWSIGILGGIAMALYLLASKWLPLSLFGLLSYVEPVLLVGVSLFLGETLGWSAMFTYGPILLALLLLAVDGRRKALPKP, encoded by the coding sequence ATGCCCGCACACATCGCGGCCGCGCCGGATATTTTCGGCGCCTGTGAGGGCGCCTGTGAGAAAGAGAACACGGCCATGGATTCCGGATCTGCTTCCACAAGCGCCCCGTCTCATGCTCATGCCGGGCGCGGCGTGGCCACCTCCCTCATTGCATCGGTCCTGTTCGCCGTCATCTTTCTGATCGCCGGGCTGTTGCCAGGGTGGGGCGCCGAGGAAATCTTTGGCTGGCGCGTGGTCTTGACCCTTGCCACGTTGGGTGCGATCTTCCCGTTTCTTCCCGGGGCGCGTGCCGAGTTCCGTGACCTCTTCCTTAAAGTTCGACGTCGGCCGGCGCTCCTTCTGCCCGGGCTACTGGCGGCCGGTATTGTCGGAGTCCAGCTGTGGCTTTTCATGTGGGCGCCCCTGAATGGCATGGCGCTGTCGGTGTCCTTTGGTTACTTCCTGCTTCCGCTGACCATGGTGCTGGCTGGCCGAGCATTCTTCGCCGACCGGCTCAGCCCGTTACGTAAATTGGCTGTCGCCGCAGCTGCCGTGGGAGTTGCCCATGAGGCGTTCTCCGCGGGCGGACTGGCCTGGCCTACACTGCTGGTGTGTCTGGGCTACCCCGTGTACTTTGTGCTGAGGCGCAAGAGCGGTTTCGATCATCTGCCGGCGTTTGCGGCGGAATTGCTCGTCCTGTTGCCCGTGGGCGTGTATTTCATTCTGGCCGGCCCGCACGGTTTGAGCTCCGGAGGTGACACCGAAGGGCTTTGGGCGGCCTGGTCCATTGGCATTCTCGGTGGCATCGCTATGGCACTGTATTTGTTGGCCAGCAAGTGGCTGCCATTGTCTTTGTTTGGACTGCTGAGCTACGTTGAGCCGGTCCTGCTGGTGGGCGTTTCACTCTTTCTGGGCGAGACCCTTGGCTGGTCCGCCATGTTCACCTACGGCCCCATCTTGTTGGCGCTGCTACTCCTAGCTGTGGACGGCCGGCGAAAGGCACTGCCCAAGCCCTGA
- a CDS encoding YnfA family protein, with amino-acid sequence MSITKTIILFALAAVAEIGGAWLIWQAVREDKAWWWAGLGIVALGAYGFIAAMQQDANFGRVLAAYGGVFIAGSLVWGMIVDKFTPDRWDIIGALVALAGVSIIMFAPRPV; translated from the coding sequence ATGAGCATCACGAAAACCATCATCTTGTTTGCACTGGCCGCCGTGGCTGAAATTGGCGGTGCGTGGCTGATCTGGCAGGCCGTGCGCGAGGACAAAGCGTGGTGGTGGGCAGGTCTGGGGATCGTAGCCCTGGGCGCCTACGGATTCATCGCAGCCATGCAACAAGACGCCAACTTTGGCCGGGTTCTGGCCGCGTACGGTGGGGTGTTCATTGCCGGTTCCCTGGTCTGGGGCATGATCGTGGACAAATTCACGCCCGACCGCTGGGACATCATCGGCGCCCTCGTGGCTCTGGCCGGCGTCAGCATCATCATGTTCGCGCCCCGCCCGGTCTAG
- a CDS encoding NUDIX hydrolase, whose product MKNVLKVSAVCIYDHDGRLLTVRKNGTDKFMHPGGKPEPGESAAEAGSRELSEEVGLEIAAADLTLMGVWHGTAANEANTDIEATVFTAPGSWAAGSIVPAAEIAELRWMHLIDAADYEDLAPLLTEYVLPRLLSA is encoded by the coding sequence GTGAAAAACGTCCTGAAAGTATCCGCCGTCTGCATCTACGATCACGACGGACGGCTCCTCACGGTCCGCAAAAACGGCACCGATAAGTTCATGCACCCTGGCGGCAAGCCCGAACCGGGCGAGAGCGCAGCAGAAGCCGGGTCTCGGGAGCTGTCCGAAGAAGTGGGTCTGGAGATCGCCGCCGCAGACCTCACACTCATGGGTGTTTGGCACGGCACCGCCGCCAACGAAGCCAACACGGACATCGAGGCCACAGTCTTTACCGCTCCGGGAAGCTGGGCCGCCGGTTCAATCGTCCCGGCAGCGGAGATTGCCGAGCTGCGCTGGATGCACCTGATCGACGCAGCCGACTACGAAGACCTCGCCCCGCTACTGACCGAGTACGTGCTCCCGCGCCTGCTGAGCGCATAA
- a CDS encoding ABC transporter ATP-binding protein, with product MSMEGAAWSSLWSTMRSDKSNGGISKDTLRRTILFAKPYSRKLLVFVVLSVISAALAVATPVLAGQVVDAIVAKSAVDVVVRLAGLIALVAVLDAGLSLVIRWISANLGEGVILDLRTAVFDHVQRMPIAFFTRTRTGALVSRLNNDVIGAQQAFSGTLSGIVSNSVQLVLTLIVMLNTSWLVTLLALVLLPIFLMPARRFGRRLAGLRREAADLNADMSTQMTERFSAPGATLVKLFGRPAEESREFASRANRVRDIGVRTAIMQFVFFTALMLVSSLALALVYGLGGALAIGGTLNAGDVVVLALLLTRLYAPLTALANARVDIMSALVSFDRVFEILDLKPLITEKPVPVVLPAGPLAVEFSDVRFAYPSADKVSLASLEDVAVLDTRGGEDVLHGISFRAEPGQTIALVGSSGAGKSTIAQLLSRLYDVDSGTVRLGGVDVRDLSFDGLRAGVGMVTQDGHLFHESIRSNLRLAKPTATDAEIWDVLKRARLSAFAEALPDGLDTVVGERGYRLSGGERQRLTIARLLLVQPAVVILDEATAALDSTNEAAVQAALGEALEGRTALVIAHRLSTIRSADVILVLEAGRIVERGTHDELIGAGGRYAELHDTQFAQAVAAVADAEVPDGSFPKEA from the coding sequence ATGAGTATGGAAGGCGCGGCCTGGAGCTCACTTTGGAGCACCATGCGCTCGGACAAGTCCAACGGCGGAATCTCGAAGGACACCCTGCGCCGAACGATCCTTTTCGCCAAGCCCTACAGTCGCAAACTGTTGGTCTTTGTGGTGCTGTCGGTGATCTCGGCGGCGCTTGCGGTGGCCACTCCGGTGCTGGCCGGCCAAGTAGTGGATGCCATTGTGGCGAAATCTGCCGTGGATGTGGTGGTGCGTCTGGCAGGCCTCATTGCGCTCGTGGCGGTTTTGGATGCAGGGCTCTCACTGGTGATCCGCTGGATTTCGGCGAACCTGGGTGAGGGGGTCATCTTGGATCTGCGCACCGCCGTGTTCGATCACGTGCAGCGTATGCCCATCGCCTTCTTCACCCGTACCCGCACGGGCGCGCTGGTGAGCCGGCTCAATAACGATGTCATTGGTGCGCAGCAGGCGTTTTCCGGCACGCTCTCCGGCATTGTTTCCAACTCCGTTCAGCTGGTATTGACGCTCATTGTCATGTTGAACACCTCGTGGCTGGTGACGTTGCTGGCACTTGTTCTGCTGCCGATCTTCCTCATGCCGGCCCGCCGCTTTGGCCGCCGACTGGCTGGGTTGCGCCGCGAGGCTGCTGACCTGAACGCCGATATGAGCACGCAGATGACAGAGCGCTTCTCCGCTCCCGGTGCCACCTTGGTCAAGCTGTTTGGCCGCCCCGCCGAGGAGTCACGCGAGTTCGCCTCCCGTGCGAACCGCGTCCGCGACATTGGCGTACGCACCGCGATCATGCAGTTCGTGTTCTTCACGGCGCTGATGCTGGTCTCCTCACTGGCGCTGGCGCTCGTGTATGGCCTGGGTGGCGCCCTCGCCATCGGTGGCACGCTTAACGCGGGCGACGTCGTCGTACTGGCCCTGCTGTTGACTCGCCTGTACGCCCCGCTCACCGCCTTGGCGAATGCGCGCGTGGACATCATGAGCGCGCTGGTCTCCTTTGATCGCGTGTTTGAGATTCTCGATCTGAAGCCGCTGATTACTGAAAAGCCCGTTCCGGTGGTGCTTCCAGCGGGCCCGCTCGCCGTGGAGTTCTCCGACGTCCGCTTCGCCTACCCGTCGGCGGACAAGGTCTCGCTCGCCTCGCTCGAAGATGTTGCGGTGCTGGACACGCGCGGCGGCGAGGATGTGCTGCACGGGATTTCCTTCCGGGCCGAACCTGGCCAGACCATTGCGCTGGTGGGTTCCTCGGGGGCGGGCAAGTCAACCATTGCGCAGCTTCTTTCAAGGCTGTACGACGTCGATTCCGGCACCGTGCGCTTGGGGGGCGTGGACGTGCGGGATCTGTCCTTCGATGGCCTCCGCGCCGGCGTTGGCATGGTCACGCAGGACGGACACCTGTTCCACGAATCCATTCGATCCAACCTGCGCCTGGCCAAGCCCACCGCGACGGATGCGGAGATTTGGGATGTGCTCAAGCGTGCTCGGCTCTCGGCCTTCGCGGAGGCTCTGCCCGATGGTCTGGACACCGTGGTGGGGGAGCGCGGATACCGGCTCTCCGGTGGTGAACGCCAGCGCCTGACCATTGCGCGCCTGTTGCTGGTGCAGCCAGCCGTAGTGATTTTGGATGAGGCCACCGCGGCCTTGGATTCCACGAATGAGGCCGCCGTGCAGGCCGCTTTGGGTGAGGCATTGGAAGGCCGGACGGCGCTGGTCATTGCGCACCGGCTCTCCACCATCCGCTCCGCCGACGTGATTCTGGTGCTGGAAGCTGGACGCATTGTGGAACGTGGCACGCACGACGAACTCATTGGCGCCGGCGGGCGCTATGCGGAATTGCACGACACCCAGTTTGCCCAGGCCGTGGCCGCCGTTGCGGACGCCGAGGTACCGGATGGTTCCTTCCCCAAGGAGGCATAG
- a CDS encoding amino acid ABC transporter substrate-binding protein — MNRRSFGVVGLLAAASLVLAACGGTSDTGTSAGGDTSLSSVKDAGQIVFATEGTYKPFSYHEGGAGDLTGYDVEVAKAVADKLGVKAKFEETQWDSIFAGLEAKRFDAIANQVTVSPERQEKYELSTPYTVSHGVIVTLDSNKDIMSFADLKDKTTAQSLTSNWYKLATSSGAKVEAVEGWAQAATLLKDGRVDASVNDKLTVVDYLKNTPNSGLKIAATTDESSDASIAFRKGSTALKDAVDAALKDLGADGTLTKLSEKYFGEDFSK, encoded by the coding sequence ATGAATCGTCGCAGCTTTGGAGTCGTCGGATTACTTGCAGCAGCATCACTAGTCCTGGCGGCGTGCGGCGGCACCTCCGATACGGGTACCTCTGCTGGCGGGGACACATCCCTGAGCAGCGTGAAGGATGCTGGCCAGATTGTGTTCGCCACCGAGGGCACCTACAAGCCGTTCAGCTACCACGAAGGCGGCGCCGGCGATCTGACTGGTTACGACGTCGAGGTCGCCAAGGCTGTTGCTGACAAGCTCGGCGTGAAGGCCAAGTTTGAAGAAACCCAGTGGGATTCCATCTTTGCCGGTCTGGAAGCCAAGCGCTTTGACGCCATCGCCAATCAGGTGACCGTCAGCCCTGAACGCCAGGAAAAGTATGAGCTGTCCACCCCGTACACGGTGTCCCATGGCGTCATCGTGACCCTGGATAGCAACAAAGACATCATGTCTTTTGCCGATCTGAAGGACAAGACCACGGCCCAGTCGCTGACCAGCAACTGGTACAAACTGGCCACCTCCAGCGGCGCCAAGGTGGAGGCCGTTGAAGGCTGGGCCCAGGCCGCCACACTGTTGAAGGACGGCCGTGTTGATGCCAGCGTCAATGACAAGCTCACGGTTGTGGATTACCTGAAGAACACGCCTAACTCGGGTTTGAAGATCGCCGCCACCACCGATGAATCCTCCGACGCCTCAATCGCCTTCCGCAAGGGCTCCACTGCCCTCAAGGATGCTGTCGACGCAGCACTGAAGGATCTCGGCGCGGATGGCACCTTGACCAAGTTGAGCGAAAAGTACTTCGGCGAAGACTTCAGCAAGTAA
- a CDS encoding amino acid ABC transporter permease encodes MDFNLFWSSLGPMLLGAIKGTIPLTLASFVLGLLIALIIAVMRISSNKLASGVGGVYVSIIRGTPLLVQLFVIFYGLPTIGVKLDPWPSAIIAFSLNVGGYAAEIIRAAILSVPRGQWEAGHMIGMSRNQTLLRIILPQAARVSVPPLSNTFISLVKDTSLASLILVTELFRVAQQVAAFSGEFMLLYLEAALIYWVICLVLSTAQTRVEKRLDRYVAH; translated from the coding sequence ATGGACTTTAATCTCTTCTGGAGTTCCTTAGGCCCCATGTTGTTGGGCGCCATCAAGGGCACCATTCCACTGACACTGGCCTCGTTTGTTCTGGGCTTACTGATCGCGCTGATCATTGCGGTCATGCGTATCAGCTCGAACAAACTGGCCAGTGGCGTGGGCGGGGTCTACGTCTCGATCATCCGCGGAACTCCCCTGTTGGTGCAGCTGTTCGTGATCTTCTACGGGCTGCCCACCATTGGGGTGAAGCTGGATCCTTGGCCCAGCGCCATCATCGCCTTCTCCCTGAATGTGGGCGGTTACGCGGCCGAGATCATTCGCGCCGCAATCCTCTCTGTGCCTCGTGGCCAGTGGGAAGCCGGGCACATGATCGGCATGTCGCGCAATCAGACGCTGCTGCGGATCATTTTGCCGCAGGCCGCCCGCGTGTCCGTCCCGCCGCTCTCCAACACCTTCATTTCGCTCGTCAAGGACACCTCGCTGGCGTCGCTGATTCTCGTCACCGAATTGTTCCGCGTTGCCCAGCAGGTGGCGGCGTTCAGCGGGGAATTCATGCTGCTTTACCTTGAGGCGGCCCTCATTTACTGGGTCATTTGCCTCGTGTTGTCGACTGCCCAGACCCGTGTGGAAAAGAGGTTGGACCGCTATGTCGCCCACTGA
- a CDS encoding amino acid ABC transporter ATP-binding protein, which translates to MSPTDSVLQVRGLTKAFGTNTVLRGIDLDVPRGKVVALIGPSGSGKTTILRSLNGLEMPDAGKVTVGARDASAEQDLTIDFGATASSKKARAAEVAALRDRSAMVFQHYNLFPHKTVLQNVIEGPVQVQKRPRADVVAEAEKLLARVGLADKLDAYPFELSGGQQQRVGIVRALALKPQLLLFDEPTSALDPELVDDVLAVIKELADEGWTMVIVTHELAFARQTADEVVFMDGGVVVERGPASQVLRNPKEERTQAFVRRLLHEI; encoded by the coding sequence ATGTCGCCCACTGATTCCGTCTTACAGGTTCGTGGCCTGACCAAGGCGTTCGGCACCAACACCGTGCTGCGCGGCATCGATCTCGATGTCCCCCGCGGCAAGGTGGTGGCACTCATTGGCCCGTCCGGTTCGGGCAAGACCACCATTCTGCGTTCCCTTAATGGACTTGAGATGCCCGACGCCGGAAAAGTCACCGTGGGTGCCCGGGACGCATCCGCTGAGCAAGATCTCACCATTGACTTCGGTGCTACGGCGAGCTCGAAAAAGGCTCGGGCTGCTGAGGTTGCCGCGTTACGTGACCGCAGCGCCATGGTGTTCCAGCACTACAACCTCTTCCCGCATAAGACGGTCCTGCAAAATGTCATCGAGGGCCCGGTTCAAGTGCAGAAGCGTCCCCGCGCTGACGTTGTGGCCGAGGCGGAAAAGCTGCTGGCGCGTGTGGGCTTAGCGGACAAACTCGACGCTTACCCCTTTGAACTTTCCGGTGGCCAGCAGCAGCGTGTCGGCATTGTGCGCGCCCTGGCGCTGAAGCCGCAACTGCTTCTTTTTGACGAGCCCACCTCGGCCCTCGATCCTGAGCTGGTGGATGACGTCCTTGCCGTTATTAAGGAACTGGCTGACGAAGGGTGGACCATGGTGATTGTCACCCACGAGCTGGCCTTTGCCCGGCAGACAGCCGATGAGGTGGTCTTCATGGATGGCGGTGTGGTGGTGGAACGCGGTCCGGCCAGCCAAGTGTTGCGCAACCCTAAAGAGGAACGTACACAGGCGTTCGTGCGGCGCCTGCTTCACGAAATTTAG